In Streptomyces sp. DG2A-72, one genomic interval encodes:
- a CDS encoding LLM class F420-dependent oxidoreductase yields MPRPFRFGVSLITPAPAAKWRAKCRRAEELGYDVILVPDHLGMVAPFPALVAAAEATERPRLGTFVLNAGFWNPTLLAREVATTNALTGGRLELGLGTGYVQAEHEAAGLPYGTPRARVDHLQHTVEELDRLLDADERVPLMIGGNGDRMMRMTAEHADIAAFTAARAVPGSTTGQLLPISPEELDERIALYRRLAEGRKEPAELNLLIQMVTVTEDRAEVVRPLADRVPDLTLEQALDLPLVVVGTLEEITAQVRAQRERYGFSYLTVLEPYMEAFAPVIGALRGA; encoded by the coding sequence ATGCCACGCCCGTTCCGCTTCGGTGTCAGTCTGATCACTCCTGCCCCCGCCGCCAAGTGGCGGGCCAAGTGCCGCCGGGCCGAGGAACTCGGCTACGACGTGATCCTGGTCCCGGACCACCTCGGAATGGTCGCGCCCTTCCCGGCGCTGGTCGCCGCCGCCGAAGCGACCGAGCGGCCGCGGCTCGGCACCTTCGTGCTCAACGCCGGGTTCTGGAACCCGACGCTGCTCGCACGCGAGGTGGCGACGACGAACGCGCTGACCGGCGGACGTCTCGAACTCGGGCTCGGCACCGGCTACGTACAGGCCGAGCACGAGGCTGCCGGGCTGCCGTACGGAACGCCACGCGCACGCGTGGACCATCTTCAGCACACGGTCGAGGAGTTGGACCGGCTGCTCGACGCGGACGAGCGGGTGCCGTTGATGATCGGCGGCAACGGCGACCGCATGATGCGCATGACCGCCGAGCACGCCGACATCGCGGCCTTCACGGCGGCGCGTGCGGTGCCCGGGAGCACGACGGGGCAGCTGCTGCCGATCTCTCCCGAGGAACTCGACGAGCGCATCGCCCTGTACCGGCGGCTGGCCGAGGGCCGCAAGGAGCCGGCCGAGCTGAATCTGCTGATCCAGATGGTGACCGTGACGGAGGACCGCGCGGAGGTCGTGCGGCCGTTGGCCGACCGGGTGCCGGACCTGACGCTGGAGCAGGCGCTCGACCTGCCGCTCGTCGTCGTCGGCACCCTGGAGGAGATCACCGCGCAGGTGCGGGCGCAGCGGGAGCGGTACGGGTTCTCGTACCTGACGGTCCTGGAGCCGTACATGGAGGCGTTCGCGCCGGTGATCGGGGCATTGCGGGGCGCGTAG
- a CDS encoding PadR family transcriptional regulator produces MTAPRLTKPTIAVLEVLLAATDDAPAWGLSICRDADLGSGTVYPILDRLLERGWVASYDETEPHPGRPARRYYELTGTGRAQAGAALEARRARRSRFGLAGGIA; encoded by the coding sequence ATGACCGCTCCGAGGCTTACAAAGCCGACCATCGCCGTGCTGGAGGTGCTGCTGGCCGCGACGGACGACGCCCCTGCTTGGGGGCTCAGCATCTGCCGCGACGCAGACCTCGGCTCCGGCACCGTGTACCCGATCCTGGATCGGCTGTTGGAGCGCGGCTGGGTGGCGAGCTACGACGAGACCGAGCCGCATCCAGGCCGTCCTGCCCGCCGCTATTACGAACTCACCGGAACAGGTCGCGCGCAGGCAGGCGCTGCGCTGGAGGCGCGACGCGCGCGGCGTTCTCGGTTTGGCCTCGCAGGCGGTATCGCGTGA
- a CDS encoding recombinase family protein: MRAREYRRLSKDQGGSSIEEQAQDNAQAASANGWELCEPYEDADRSASRYKTRERDDFTRLVSDLRTGRFAAQVLVLWESSRGSRDVGEWDALIKTCEKRRVVIHVTSHHRTYDPQNHRDRRSLLEDAVDSAYESDKSSARIRRTTANQAAKGRPHGLAPYGLKPVYDLEIRALQTWVEDAERSYVPKELFRLLEAGHALAAIERDFAGRGWVNLNTGRPLTRHHLRNMAMRAAYAGIRVHTDPETRQTSTTPGTWEAIVPPERFWAVQRILRDPSRRTARNGAAKYELSMTLKCNVCSGPLTVTRAHLTSGRESYICRNSHVFVCKADVDALVIPRILGYLARPEIYAELAAPDGDERVAKVRADLAETRAALAEMETQAPESAAHARVLARGVSALEAKISGLEDEERRLTISPVLADALAADNVVDWWVDAPISARREVARIVLSTGLLGEVRVTRTPSAGRTPDVADRLVWVREHDLPVG; the protein is encoded by the coding sequence ATGCGGGCGCGAGAGTACCGTCGCCTCAGCAAGGACCAGGGTGGCAGCAGTATCGAGGAGCAGGCCCAGGACAACGCCCAGGCCGCCTCCGCGAACGGCTGGGAGCTGTGCGAGCCCTACGAGGATGCCGACCGCTCCGCCAGCCGCTACAAGACGAGGGAACGTGACGATTTCACGCGCCTCGTATCGGATCTTCGCACCGGCCGCTTTGCAGCCCAGGTCTTGGTCTTGTGGGAGTCCTCCCGTGGCTCCCGCGACGTGGGCGAGTGGGATGCCCTGATCAAGACCTGCGAGAAGCGGCGCGTCGTGATCCACGTCACCTCGCACCACCGGACGTACGACCCCCAGAATCACCGCGACCGGCGCAGTCTGCTCGAAGACGCCGTGGACTCCGCGTACGAGAGCGACAAGTCATCGGCCCGCATCCGGCGCACCACCGCCAACCAGGCCGCGAAGGGTCGTCCTCACGGTCTCGCCCCCTACGGGCTGAAGCCGGTGTACGACCTGGAGATCCGCGCCTTGCAGACCTGGGTCGAAGACGCGGAGCGGTCGTACGTGCCAAAGGAGCTGTTCCGCCTGCTGGAGGCCGGGCACGCCCTCGCCGCTATCGAGCGAGACTTCGCTGGGCGCGGCTGGGTCAATCTCAACACCGGCCGCCCCTTGACCCGTCACCATCTGCGGAACATGGCGATGAGGGCCGCCTACGCCGGTATCCGTGTCCACACCGACCCGGAGACTCGGCAGACCAGCACGACGCCTGGCACGTGGGAGGCGATAGTGCCGCCCGAGCGTTTCTGGGCGGTGCAGCGCATCCTGCGCGACCCGTCTCGCAGGACCGCCCGCAACGGTGCCGCCAAGTACGAACTGTCGATGACGCTCAAGTGCAACGTGTGCTCCGGCCCGCTGACCGTCACCCGAGCCCATCTCACGTCGGGACGGGAGAGCTACATCTGCCGCAATAGCCACGTGTTCGTCTGCAAGGCAGACGTGGACGCGCTGGTGATCCCGAGGATTCTCGGATACCTGGCCAGGCCGGAGATCTATGCCGAACTGGCCGCTCCCGACGGCGACGAGCGGGTTGCCAAGGTGCGGGCCGATCTCGCCGAGACCCGTGCCGCCTTGGCGGAGATGGAGACGCAGGCTCCCGAGAGCGCTGCGCACGCGCGCGTGCTGGCGCGGGGCGTCTCGGCACTGGAGGCGAAGATCTCCGGCCTGGAGGACGAGGAGCGCAGGCTGACGATCTCGCCCGTCCTGGCCGATGCGCTGGCCGCCGACAACGTCGTGGACTGGTGGGTGGATGCGCCCATATCGGCCCGCCGTGAGGTCGCGAGGATCGTCCTGTCGACCGGGCTGCTGGGCGAGGTGCGGGTGACGCGTACGCCCAGCGCGGGGCGCACGCCGGACGTGGCGGACCGGCTGGTTTGGGTCAGGGAGCATGATCTCCCTGTTGGCTGA
- a CDS encoding HK97 family phage prohead protease, translating to MQRKIYAPADVELKSTGKDVVAAFSIFNEVDSDGDVVLPGAIPHGVEVPMSAFNHKSWEDQLPVGKGVVSADAGRATFTAKLFDTTGGRDTYETLKQLGPLARWSWGFDVIDSERGTFNGQRVRFIKKVRLFEVSPVLRGANDNTRTLAIKSANTQRAILESAKAQLQQFELEDMKRRLDAEMCLAQLIESKDRFMRDHGSGYSTVAESMVDIEVKAAAWAAVHRYAPRLGLNPDAVRVRFFTEEVDYGTRTRFGDKAFGPEHADFFSMPGIVIKGLTRPSLEPTVIHLNAELSPDEAAFITGHEAAHLAGMDEAGATAFEDQIRKEISP from the coding sequence ATGCAGCGGAAGATATACGCGCCAGCGGACGTCGAGCTTAAATCGACCGGCAAAGATGTAGTGGCGGCCTTCAGCATCTTCAACGAGGTTGACAGCGACGGCGACGTGGTACTGCCCGGGGCTATCCCGCACGGCGTTGAAGTGCCGATGTCGGCTTTTAACCACAAGAGTTGGGAAGACCAACTTCCCGTTGGCAAGGGCGTAGTTAGCGCCGACGCCGGGCGAGCGACGTTCACGGCGAAGCTCTTCGACACTACGGGGGGTCGGGACACTTACGAGACGCTCAAGCAGCTTGGACCTTTGGCGCGTTGGAGTTGGGGTTTTGACGTGATCGACAGCGAACGCGGAACGTTCAATGGCCAGCGCGTCAGGTTCATTAAGAAGGTGCGCCTGTTTGAGGTCAGTCCCGTTCTGCGCGGCGCGAACGATAATACGAGGACGCTGGCCATAAAGAGTGCGAACACGCAGCGGGCGATTCTCGAAAGCGCGAAGGCGCAGCTCCAGCAGTTCGAACTCGAAGACATGAAGCGACGCCTAGACGCGGAGATGTGCCTTGCCCAACTGATCGAATCCAAAGATCGCTTCATGCGGGATCACGGCTCCGGCTACAGCACTGTCGCGGAGTCCATGGTCGACATCGAGGTCAAAGCCGCAGCCTGGGCAGCCGTCCATCGCTATGCGCCGCGCCTGGGCTTGAATCCCGACGCCGTGCGGGTCCGCTTTTTTACCGAAGAGGTGGACTACGGCACCCGGACCCGGTTCGGTGACAAGGCGTTCGGCCCAGAGCACGCCGATTTCTTCTCGATGCCGGGGATCGTGATAAAGGGCCTCACCAGGCCTTCACTGGAACCGACGGTCATCCATCTCAACGCCGAACTCAGTCCCGATGAGGCCGCCTTCATTACCGGGCATGAGGCTGCTCACCTCGCGGGGATGGACGAAGCTGGTGCCACGGCATTCGAAGACCAGATACGGAAAGAGATCAGCCCATGA
- a CDS encoding helix-turn-helix transcriptional regulator, whose translation MNRSELGAALRVLRQASGKEAKAVARSAVMSASKLSKIETGKLAPTADDVERILTAIGVSDDVKAEYMDAARAVATETTAWRLIQRAGLHKAQRQLKAVETRMTLLRLFQPALVPGLLQTPEYMRAILSRHDDLSEATVRETVSARLERQEVLYDISKTLRFVITEPVLRWLIVPPLVMAGQLDRLISLSRHPNIDVRVVPLAGPKHDIPNHAFVIRDDRAVTVETVHAEVIVTDPRDVALYVAKFDGFAEGALHGDGMRTHLEGIRNDLLRQRESG comes from the coding sequence GTGAACCGTTCCGAGCTAGGTGCAGCACTGCGGGTACTGCGACAGGCATCCGGCAAGGAAGCCAAGGCGGTAGCCCGCAGCGCTGTCATGTCCGCCAGCAAGCTGAGCAAGATCGAGACCGGCAAGCTCGCTCCCACTGCGGACGACGTCGAGCGCATCCTGACAGCCATCGGCGTCTCGGACGACGTCAAAGCTGAGTACATGGACGCGGCCCGTGCCGTCGCCACGGAGACCACAGCTTGGCGTCTCATCCAGCGTGCGGGGCTCCATAAGGCGCAGAGGCAGCTCAAGGCCGTAGAGACCCGCATGACCCTCCTGCGGCTCTTCCAGCCCGCTCTCGTGCCCGGCTTGCTCCAGACCCCGGAGTACATGCGGGCGATCCTGTCCCGGCACGACGACCTGAGTGAGGCCACGGTTCGGGAGACCGTGAGTGCACGGCTGGAGCGGCAAGAGGTTCTCTACGACATCAGCAAGACACTCAGGTTCGTGATCACTGAGCCCGTACTGCGATGGCTGATCGTGCCGCCACTCGTCATGGCCGGGCAGTTGGACCGGCTGATCTCTCTGTCGCGCCACCCCAACATCGATGTGCGCGTGGTGCCCCTGGCCGGGCCGAAGCATGACATCCCCAACCACGCCTTCGTCATCCGGGACGACCGCGCGGTCACCGTGGAGACTGTGCACGCGGAAGTCATCGTCACCGACCCTCGCGATGTCGCTCTGTACGTCGCCAAGTTCGACGGATTCGCCGAAGGGGCGCTTCACGGCGACGGCATGAGAACCCACTTGGAGGGCATCCGGAACGACCTTTTGCGGCAACGGGAAAGCGGCTAG
- the purB gene encoding adenylosuccinate lyase: MTSAPAKPRIPNVLAGRYASAELATLWSPEQKVKLERQLWLAVLRAQKDLGIEVPDAAIADYERVLDTVDLASIAEREKVTRHDVKARIEEFNDLAGHEHVHKGMTSRDLTENVEQLQIRLSLELMRDRTVAVLARLGKLAGEYGELVMAGRSHNVAAQATTLGKRFATSTDELLVAYGRVEELLGRYPLRGIKGPVGTAQDMLDLLGGDGAKLAELEQRIAGHLGFSQAFTSVGQVYPRSLDYEVVTALVQLAAAPSSLAKTIRLMAGHELVTEGFKPGQVGSSAMPHKMNTRSCERVNGLMVILRGYASMTGELAGDQWNEGDVSCSVVRRVALPDAFFALDGLLETFLTVLDEFGAFPAVVARELDRYLPFLATTKVLMGAVRAGVGREVAHEAIKENAVASALAMREQGAERNELLDKLAADDRIPLSRDRLDELMADKLSFTGAAADQVAAVVGRVEEIVKQRPEAAGYTPGAIL; the protein is encoded by the coding sequence GTGACTTCTGCTCCCGCCAAGCCCCGCATCCCGAACGTCCTCGCCGGACGCTACGCCTCCGCCGAGCTCGCCACGCTCTGGTCCCCCGAGCAGAAGGTGAAGCTGGAGCGTCAGCTCTGGCTCGCCGTGCTGCGGGCCCAGAAGGACCTCGGGATCGAGGTGCCGGACGCGGCGATCGCCGACTACGAGCGCGTCCTCGACACCGTCGACCTGGCCTCCATCGCCGAGCGTGAGAAGGTCACGCGGCACGATGTGAAGGCACGGATCGAGGAGTTCAACGACCTCGCCGGGCACGAGCACGTGCACAAGGGCATGACGTCCCGCGACCTCACCGAGAACGTCGAGCAGCTGCAGATCCGGCTCTCCCTGGAGCTGATGCGCGACCGTACGGTGGCCGTGCTGGCGCGCCTGGGCAAGCTGGCCGGCGAGTACGGCGAGCTGGTCATGGCCGGCCGCTCGCACAACGTCGCCGCGCAGGCCACGACGCTGGGCAAGCGGTTCGCCACGTCCACCGACGAGCTGCTCGTCGCGTACGGACGGGTCGAGGAGCTGCTCGGCCGTTATCCGCTGCGCGGCATCAAGGGCCCGGTCGGTACGGCGCAGGACATGCTGGACCTGCTGGGCGGGGACGGCGCCAAGCTGGCCGAGCTGGAGCAGCGGATCGCCGGGCACCTGGGCTTCTCGCAGGCCTTCACCTCGGTCGGCCAGGTGTACCCGCGCTCGCTGGACTACGAGGTCGTAACCGCGCTGGTGCAGCTGGCGGCGGCGCCGTCCTCGCTGGCGAAGACGATCCGGCTGATGGCCGGGCACGAGCTGGTGACCGAGGGCTTCAAGCCGGGCCAGGTCGGTTCGTCCGCGATGCCCCACAAGATGAACACGCGGTCGTGCGAGCGCGTCAACGGCCTGATGGTCATCCTGCGCGGCTACGCCTCGATGACCGGCGAGCTGGCGGGCGACCAGTGGAACGAGGGCGACGTGTCCTGCTCAGTGGTGCGCCGGGTCGCGCTGCCGGACGCGTTCTTCGCCTTGGACGGTCTGCTGGAGACGTTCCTGACCGTGCTGGACGAGTTCGGCGCGTTCCCGGCCGTGGTCGCCCGTGAGCTGGACCGCTACCTCCCCTTCCTCGCCACCACCAAGGTGCTGATGGGCGCGGTGCGGGCGGGCGTCGGCCGTGAGGTCGCGCACGAGGCGATCAAGGAGAACGCGGTGGCGTCGGCGCTGGCGATGCGCGAGCAGGGCGCCGAGCGCAACGAACTCCTCGACAAGCTCGCCGCGGACGATCGTATCCCGCTGAGCCGCGACCGGCTCGACGAGCTGATGGCCGACAAGCTGTCCTTCACCGGCGCCGCGGCCGACCAGGTCGCCGCTGTCGTAGGCCGTGTCGAAGAGATCGTGAAGCAGCGCCCGGAAGCCGCGGGCTACACCCCGGGAGCCATCCTCTGA
- a CDS encoding hemolysin family protein: MTAVQLLIGFATLVVNAFFVGAEFALISVRRSQIEPHAEQGDRRAKSVLWGLEHVSALMAAAQLGITLCTLVLGVVAEPAIEHLLEPAFHALGVPEGAGHVVSFAIALALATYLHMLLGEMVPKNIALAEPVRSALVLGPPLVALSRTLRPVIFTINAFANGLLKLLRVETKDEVTATFSDAELARLVRDSGEAGLIDERARERLHDALELGRRPVHDVVLPLERVVYARVGVTPEQLEGLSAESGFSRFPVVDEGRRIVGYLHVKDALDKMPRDLPFEVREMRSIARVRAGTPLDDVLTAMRRSRTHLAAVLGDDGRLAGLVTMEDVLRELFGQRT; this comes from the coding sequence ATGACCGCCGTACAGCTTCTGATCGGTTTCGCGACCCTGGTCGTCAACGCCTTCTTCGTGGGCGCCGAGTTCGCGCTGATCTCGGTGCGCCGCAGCCAGATCGAGCCGCACGCCGAGCAGGGCGACCGGCGGGCCAAGAGCGTGCTGTGGGGTCTGGAGCATGTGTCCGCGCTGATGGCCGCGGCACAGCTCGGCATCACACTGTGCACGCTGGTCCTGGGTGTCGTCGCGGAGCCGGCGATCGAGCATCTGCTGGAGCCGGCGTTCCACGCGCTCGGTGTGCCGGAGGGTGCGGGGCATGTGGTGTCGTTCGCGATCGCGCTGGCCCTGGCGACATATCTGCACATGCTGCTCGGCGAGATGGTGCCGAAGAACATCGCGCTGGCCGAGCCGGTGCGCAGCGCGCTGGTCCTCGGACCGCCGCTGGTCGCCCTGTCGCGGACGCTGCGCCCGGTGATCTTCACGATCAACGCCTTCGCGAACGGCCTGCTGAAGCTGTTGCGCGTGGAGACCAAGGACGAGGTGACCGCGACCTTCTCGGACGCCGAGCTGGCCCGTCTGGTCCGGGACTCCGGCGAGGCCGGCCTCATCGACGAGCGGGCGCGGGAGCGGCTGCACGACGCCCTGGAACTGGGCCGACGGCCCGTGCACGACGTCGTGCTTCCGCTGGAACGCGTCGTCTACGCGCGCGTGGGCGTCACGCCCGAGCAGTTGGAGGGGCTGTCGGCCGAGTCCGGGTTCTCCCGCTTCCCGGTCGTGGACGAGGGGCGGCGCATCGTCGGGTATCTGCATGTGAAGGACGCACTGGACAAGATGCCGCGGGACCTGCCGTTCGAGGTCCGGGAGATGCGGTCCATCGCGCGCGTGCGGGCCGGCACACCGCTGGACGACGTGCTCACCGCGATGCGGCGCAGCCGTACGCATCTCGCCGCGGTGCTGGGCGACGACGGGCGGCTGGCAGGGCTGGTGACGATGGAGGACGTCCTGCGGGAGCTGTTCGGGCAGCGGACCTGA
- a CDS encoding DUF6879 family protein → MTSSTPRTLGGLFDTFQREAFRLETLDDYSNSGSVDAYRAFLDGQDKPADYNADWLEEVRTHTEAGRRMYRVHVVTRPLTPYLRFELGWGYVINATAGEEFYILDVTDRPNPLPDGVGDFWLFDSTTASPMHYSDDGKFLGADVLPDDRGPEFVAHRDTALAHAEPFRDWWAKHAE, encoded by the coding sequence GTGACCAGCTCGACGCCTAGGACACTCGGCGGCCTCTTCGACACGTTCCAGCGCGAGGCGTTCCGGCTGGAGACCCTGGACGACTACAGCAACTCGGGGAGCGTGGACGCGTACCGGGCCTTCCTCGACGGCCAGGACAAGCCCGCCGACTACAACGCCGACTGGCTCGAAGAGGTGCGCACGCACACCGAGGCCGGGCGCCGCATGTACCGCGTGCACGTTGTGACGCGGCCTCTAACTCCGTATCTGCGCTTCGAGTTGGGCTGGGGGTACGTCATCAACGCAACGGCCGGCGAGGAGTTCTACATCCTCGACGTGACCGACCGGCCCAACCCCCTACCGGACGGGGTCGGCGACTTCTGGCTGTTCGACTCGACGACGGCCTCGCCAATGCACTACAGCGACGACGGCAAGTTCCTCGGAGCCGACGTCCTGCCCGACGACCGAGGCCCAGAGTTCGTCGCCCACCGGGATACCGCCCTCGCGCACGCCGAGCCGTTCAGAGACTGGTGGGCCAAGCACGCCGAGTGA
- a CDS encoding AAA family ATPase — protein sequence MPHNSTEAAPDKSGPDNNQNTASVQKTVPSPFRKPRLTDALTDPRAYSRVVSFLADYAATLTEEGQAKVRTSIESAYLDDFDTALLIAADRAREGTCGQTSRTIDGAAFILDLPDTQPAIWGRGSDILWAAGQACMICGGNGVGKTTLSGQLLRGRLGLTDTVLGYPVEAGAKRVLYLACDRPSQIARSLARQFSSDERAVLRERLAVHKGPPPYDFAKRPEILVAMCREAEADTVFVDSLKDVAVGLASDEVAAGYNRARQLAIAEGIEVVEDHHQVKRSASGGRPEGIEDVYGGAFLTGGAGSVILLCGDPGDPVVRLKHLKPVQDTVGPFTVEHDHDRGVSRIVDEVDLVTLARLQGTAGLSVRIAAQRVFDKDNPSKAEKEKARRRLDRLVKGGQLCRVETDGPSRPDTYYPNGT from the coding sequence ATGCCGCATAACAGCACTGAGGCCGCCCCCGACAAGAGCGGCCCCGACAACAACCAGAACACAGCCAGTGTACAAAAAACGGTGCCGTCACCGTTCCGCAAGCCGAGGCTGACCGACGCCCTCACCGATCCCCGGGCGTACAGCCGCGTCGTCAGCTTCCTGGCCGACTATGCCGCGACGCTCACCGAGGAGGGCCAGGCCAAGGTCCGCACCTCGATCGAGTCCGCGTACCTGGATGATTTCGACACGGCGCTGCTAATCGCAGCGGATCGGGCACGGGAGGGCACCTGCGGCCAGACGTCGCGGACGATCGATGGGGCGGCGTTCATCCTGGACCTACCCGACACTCAGCCGGCGATCTGGGGCCGGGGGTCAGACATCCTCTGGGCCGCAGGGCAGGCGTGCATGATCTGCGGCGGCAATGGGGTCGGGAAGACGACTCTGTCGGGTCAGCTGCTGCGCGGCAGGCTCGGGCTCACAGATACCGTGCTCGGCTATCCGGTAGAGGCGGGCGCGAAACGTGTGCTGTACCTGGCCTGCGACCGTCCCTCGCAGATCGCCCGGTCGCTCGCGCGGCAGTTCTCCTCGGACGAGCGGGCGGTGCTCCGGGAGCGGCTGGCGGTCCACAAGGGGCCGCCACCGTACGACTTCGCGAAGCGGCCCGAGATCCTCGTGGCGATGTGCCGGGAGGCCGAAGCGGACACCGTGTTCGTCGACTCCCTCAAGGACGTGGCAGTGGGTCTCGCCTCGGACGAGGTCGCGGCCGGGTACAACCGTGCGCGCCAGCTCGCCATCGCTGAGGGCATCGAGGTCGTCGAAGACCACCACCAGGTGAAGCGAAGCGCCAGCGGCGGCAGGCCCGAGGGCATCGAGGACGTGTACGGCGGCGCATTCCTCACCGGAGGCGCCGGTTCGGTGATCCTCCTGTGCGGTGACCCCGGAGACCCGGTGGTGCGCCTCAAGCACCTGAAGCCAGTTCAGGACACCGTGGGTCCCTTCACCGTCGAACACGATCACGACCGAGGGGTCTCCCGGATCGTCGACGAGGTGGACCTGGTGACACTCGCCCGCCTGCAGGGGACGGCCGGGCTAAGCGTGCGCATCGCCGCCCAGCGGGTCTTCGACAAGGACAACCCGAGTAAGGCGGAAAAGGAGAAGGCCCGGCGTCGACTCGACCGGCTCGTCAAGGGCGGCCAGCTGTGCCGGGTCGAGACCGACGGACCCTCGCGCCCAGACACCTACTACCCCAACGGCACGTAA
- a CDS encoding hemolysin family protein translates to MTEVLLLLVAILLSMACGAFVAAEFSLTTVERGELERAVERGERGAAGALKAVRNLTFQLSGAQLGITVTNLVVGMLAEPSIAALIAGPLESMGISRSTASSIALVLGTALSTVVLMVVGELVPKNWAISSPLAVAKRVGNAQRWFSAAFRPFIAHLNNTANRIVRLFGVEPAEELASARGPQELAALARHSAREGALEADTAELFVRTLNLADLTAENVMTPRVQVFALDVQATCEDVANATRATGLSRFPVFRGNLDSVVGTAHIKDVLAVPAERRARVRVAELMREPLLVPESLTVDRLLDRLSGKRTMAVVIDEYGGTAGVATLEDIVEEVVGEVRDEHDPHETPDLAVAGSDDDGRAQFSADGAARMDQLARVGLRAPEGPYETLAGLVAHELGRIPAVGDCVEVVGWRLDVVDASGRRAARVLLHAPLDDVRDGEGER, encoded by the coding sequence ATGACCGAAGTGCTCCTCCTCCTGGTGGCGATCCTGCTGTCGATGGCCTGCGGCGCCTTCGTCGCGGCGGAGTTCTCGCTCACCACGGTCGAACGCGGCGAACTCGAACGGGCCGTGGAGCGCGGCGAGCGGGGCGCCGCGGGGGCGTTGAAGGCCGTACGGAACCTGACCTTCCAGCTCTCCGGGGCGCAGCTCGGCATCACCGTCACCAATCTGGTCGTCGGCATGCTCGCCGAGCCGTCGATCGCCGCGCTGATCGCGGGCCCGCTGGAGTCGATGGGCATCTCGCGCTCCACCGCGTCCTCGATCGCCCTGGTGCTGGGTACGGCCCTGTCGACCGTAGTGCTGATGGTCGTCGGCGAGCTGGTGCCGAAGAACTGGGCGATCTCGTCGCCGCTGGCCGTGGCCAAGCGCGTCGGCAACGCGCAGCGCTGGTTCAGCGCCGCCTTCCGGCCCTTCATCGCGCACCTCAACAACACGGCGAACCGGATCGTGCGCCTCTTCGGCGTGGAGCCCGCCGAAGAACTGGCCTCCGCGCGCGGACCGCAGGAACTGGCGGCGCTCGCCCGGCACTCCGCCCGCGAAGGCGCACTGGAGGCCGACACCGCCGAGCTGTTCGTGCGGACCCTGAACCTCGCCGACCTGACCGCGGAGAACGTGATGACGCCCCGCGTGCAGGTCTTCGCCCTCGACGTCCAGGCGACCTGCGAGGACGTGGCGAACGCGACCCGGGCCACGGGCCTGTCCCGGTTCCCCGTCTTCCGCGGCAACCTCGACTCGGTCGTGGGCACCGCGCACATCAAGGACGTGCTGGCGGTGCCCGCGGAGCGCCGGGCGCGCGTGCGGGTCGCGGAACTCATGCGCGAGCCGCTGCTCGTGCCCGAGTCGCTGACCGTCGACCGGCTGCTGGACCGGCTGTCCGGCAAGCGCACGATGGCCGTCGTCATCGACGAGTACGGCGGTACGGCGGGCGTGGCCACGCTGGAGGACATCGTCGAGGAGGTCGTCGGCGAGGTGCGGGACGAGCACGACCCGCACGAGACGCCCGACCTGGCCGTCGCGGGCAGCGACGACGACGGACGCGCACAGTTCTCGGCGGACGGCGCCGCCCGCATGGACCAGCTCGCGCGCGTCGGACTGAGGGCGCCGGAGGGGCCGTACGAGACGCTGGCCGGTCTCGTGGCGCACGAGCTCGGCCGCATACCGGCCGTCGGTGACTGTGTCGAGGTCGTGGGCTGGCGACTCGACGTGGTCGACGCGTCGGGCCGCAGGGCGGCGCGCGTGCTGCTGCATGCGCCGCTGGACGACGTACGCGACGGGGAGGGCGAGCGATGA
- a CDS encoding GNAT family N-acetyltransferase: MTELRIRAAGPDDLDTVLAFWKTAAEGTSISDDRNGVERLVDRDPDALIIAEQGGDLVGTVIAGFDGWRCHLYRLAVHPDRRRQGIGAALLAAAEERFVRLGGRRGDAMVLQRNETAHHAWRAAGYAPQEQWRRWIKPFGE, encoded by the coding sequence ATGACTGAGCTGCGGATACGGGCCGCCGGGCCCGACGACCTCGACACCGTTCTGGCCTTCTGGAAGACGGCCGCCGAGGGCACGAGCATCAGCGACGACCGCAACGGCGTGGAGCGGCTGGTCGACCGTGATCCGGATGCGCTGATCATCGCCGAGCAGGGCGGCGATCTGGTGGGCACGGTGATCGCGGGATTCGACGGCTGGCGCTGCCATCTGTACCGGCTGGCCGTGCATCCGGACCGCCGCCGTCAGGGGATCGGTGCGGCGCTGCTGGCCGCCGCGGAGGAGCGGTTCGTGCGGCTCGGCGGGCGCCGTGGGGACGCGATGGTGCTGCAGCGCAACGAAACCGCCCACCATGCCTGGCGCGCGGCGGGGTACGCGCCTCAGGAGCAGTGGCGGCGCTGGATCAAGCCCTTCGGAGAGTAG